A single Ketogulonicigenium vulgare WSH-001 DNA region contains:
- a CDS encoding DoxX family protein translates to MYIYAILPNSAFSLGATWLGWALAAFFVLGGVVNWIGTPSARADYARWGYPRWFHYVTALCELTAAALLVSPFTQIWGAALAALVMAAACTTVIKHKELGHLPAPAIVLVLCLICMLGNLI, encoded by the coding sequence ATGTATATTTATGCAATCTTGCCGAATTCGGCCTTTTCCCTTGGTGCCACATGGCTGGGCTGGGCGCTGGCGGCGTTCTTTGTGCTGGGCGGCGTGGTGAATTGGATCGGCACCCCATCCGCGCGGGCCGATTACGCACGCTGGGGCTATCCCAGGTGGTTCCATTATGTGACAGCGCTATGCGAACTGACAGCCGCAGCCCTGCTGGTGTCGCCCTTTACCCAGATCTGGGGCGCGGCGCTGGCAGCGCTGGTGATGGCGGCGGCCTGCACAACAGTGATAAAACATAAGGAACTGGGCCACCTGCCCGCGCCTGCCATTGTGCTGGTGCTGTGTTTGATCTGTATGTTGGGCAATTTGATTTAA
- the purM gene encoding phosphoribosylformylglycinamidine cyclo-ligase: MSDTTSKLTYAAAGVDIDAGNALVERIKPAAARTRRTGTMAGLGGFGALFDLKAAGYSDPILVSATDGVGTKLRIAIDTGHLDTIGIDLVAMCVNDLVCQGAEPLFFLDYFATGKLSVDEAARVIGGIADGCAASGCALVGGETAEMPGMYHDGDFDLAGFAVGAMERGADLPAGVATGDVLLGLASNGVHSNGYSLVRKVAEKAGLGWNDAAPFADGALGEVLLAPTRLYVKPVLSAIRAGGVHALAHITGGGLTENLPRVLPEGMGATIDLNAWKLPPVFNWLGQVGGLDQAEMLKTFNAGIGMVVVVAADRAAQITALLQAEGETVYTLGQITAGAGVSYTGALTA, translated from the coding sequence ATGAGCGATACGACAAGTAAACTGACCTATGCCGCAGCAGGTGTTGATATCGACGCCGGTAACGCATTGGTCGAGCGGATCAAACCGGCTGCCGCGCGCACGCGCCGCACGGGAACAATGGCGGGCCTTGGCGGCTTTGGCGCGTTGTTCGACCTGAAGGCGGCGGGCTATAGCGATCCGATCCTTGTCTCGGCCACGGACGGGGTGGGCACCAAGTTGCGCATCGCGATCGACACCGGCCATCTGGACACGATTGGCATCGACCTTGTGGCGATGTGCGTGAATGATCTGGTCTGCCAAGGCGCCGAGCCGTTGTTCTTCTTGGATTATTTCGCAACCGGCAAGCTGTCGGTCGACGAGGCGGCCCGTGTGATCGGCGGCATCGCGGATGGCTGCGCCGCATCGGGCTGCGCGCTGGTGGGCGGCGAGACGGCCGAGATGCCCGGCATGTATCACGACGGCGATTTCGATCTGGCCGGTTTCGCGGTTGGCGCGATGGAGCGCGGTGCCGATCTGCCTGCGGGCGTGGCGACGGGCGATGTGCTGCTGGGCCTTGCGTCCAATGGCGTGCATTCGAACGGCTATTCGCTTGTGCGCAAGGTCGCTGAAAAAGCGGGCCTTGGATGGAACGATGCTGCCCCCTTTGCAGATGGCGCGCTTGGTGAGGTGCTGCTGGCGCCGACCCGTCTTTATGTGAAGCCGGTGCTATCGGCGATCCGTGCGGGCGGCGTGCATGCGCTGGCGCATATCACCGGCGGCGGTCTGACCGAGAATCTGCCGCGCGTCTTGCCCGAAGGCATGGGTGCGACGATTGATCTGAACGCATGGAAGCTGCCGCCGGTGTTCAACTGGCTGGGGCAGGTCGGCGGTCTGGATCAGGCGGAAATGCTGAAAACCTTTAACGCCGGTATCGGTATGGTTGTCGTCGTCGCGGCGGATCGCGCGGCGCAGATTACCGCGCTACTGCAAGCCGAGGGCGAGACGGTTTACACCCTAGGCCAGATCACCGCAGGCGCAGGCGTCAGCTATACCGGCGCGCTGACGGCATGA
- the purN gene encoding phosphoribosylglycinamide formyltransferase, with the protein MRRVAILISGGGSNMMTLLRAMEEGDFPARAVLVLANNPDAGGLEKAAALGIPTAVVDHRPFGKDRAAFDAAVDAELRAADVDLVCLAGFMRILTPEFTAGWEGRMLNIHPSLLPLYKGLHTHQRAIEAGDAVHGCSVHLVTAALDDGPVLGQARVAILPDDTPETLAARVLVQEHRLYPAVLKRFASGDQTAIILE; encoded by the coding sequence ATGAGGCGTGTCGCGATCCTGATCTCGGGGGGCGGCTCTAATATGATGACGCTGCTGCGCGCGATGGAGGAGGGTGACTTCCCGGCGCGCGCGGTGCTGGTGCTTGCGAATAACCCCGATGCGGGCGGGCTGGAAAAGGCCGCCGCGTTGGGTATTCCCACCGCTGTTGTCGATCACCGCCCCTTTGGCAAGGATCGCGCCGCGTTTGACGCGGCGGTGGATGCAGAACTGCGCGCGGCCGATGTCGATCTGGTCTGCTTGGCGGGGTTCATGCGCATTTTGACGCCGGAATTCACGGCGGGCTGGGAAGGGCGGATGCTGAACATCCACCCCTCGCTGTTGCCGCTGTATAAGGGGCTGCACACCCATCAACGCGCTATTGAGGCGGGCGATGCGGTGCATGGCTGCTCGGTGCATCTGGTGACTGCGGCGCTGGATGACGGGCCGGTTCTGGGGCAGGCGCGGGTCGCCATTTTGCCCGATGACACGCCTGAAACTTTGGCCGCGCGGGTGCTGGTGCAAGAGCATCGCCTGTATCCCGCCGTGCTGAAACGCTTTGCATCGGGCGATCAGACCGCAATCATTCTGGAATGA
- the rnd gene encoding ribonuclease D yields MKTITTTEALASFCAEAAKHPYVTVDTEFLRERTYYAKLCLVQLAFSGPDADAALVDPLADGIDLKPLYDLFLNPAVVKVFHAARQDLEIFSVGQNVIPAPLFDTQVAAMVCGYGEQVSYETLARKIAKADIDKTSRFTDWSRRPLSEAQKEYALADVTHLRQIYENLSAQIAKSGRAAWVAEEMGVLNDPDTYRVDPEQAWLRVKTRTSSAKFLAVMKELARFREEYAQAQDVPRSRVYKDDAMLELASLKPATEDDLGTARLLLREARRGPIADGILAAVKRALALRPDQMPRLAVEKDSALQVNPALADLLRVLLKARSEAEGVAQKLIASSHDLDAIAAGQRDVAALSGWRQELFGDDALALCEGKIALAAKGQNVVTIRLSEA; encoded by the coding sequence ATGAAAACAATCACGACGACCGAAGCGCTGGCCAGCTTTTGTGCTGAAGCGGCCAAACATCCCTATGTGACGGTCGACACCGAGTTCCTGCGCGAACGCACCTATTACGCGAAACTCTGCCTTGTGCAGTTGGCCTTTTCCGGCCCTGATGCGGATGCCGCGCTGGTTGATCCGCTGGCCGATGGGATCGACCTGAAGCCCCTATATGATCTGTTCCTGAACCCCGCCGTGGTCAAAGTGTTCCATGCCGCGCGGCAGGATCTGGAAATTTTCTCGGTCGGGCAGAACGTTATTCCGGCGCCTTTGTTCGACACGCAGGTCGCTGCGATGGTCTGCGGCTATGGCGAGCAGGTCAGCTATGAGACGTTGGCGCGCAAAATTGCCAAGGCCGATATCGACAAGACTTCGCGTTTTACCGATTGGTCGCGCCGTCCGCTGTCCGAGGCGCAAAAAGAATATGCGCTGGCCGATGTGACGCATCTGCGCCAGATCTATGAAAATCTGTCGGCGCAAATCGCCAAATCCGGTCGCGCCGCTTGGGTGGCCGAGGAAATGGGCGTGTTGAACGACCCTGATACCTATCGTGTCGACCCCGAACAGGCCTGGCTGCGGGTGAAAACGCGCACATCATCCGCAAAATTTCTGGCGGTGATGAAAGAACTCGCGCGCTTTCGCGAGGAATATGCGCAGGCGCAGGATGTGCCGCGTTCGCGCGTCTATAAAGATGACGCGATGCTGGAGCTCGCCTCGCTAAAGCCCGCGACCGAGGATGATCTGGGCACGGCGCGCCTGCTGCTGCGCGAGGCGCGCCGTGGCCCGATCGCGGATGGTATTTTGGCGGCGGTCAAGCGCGCTTTGGCGCTGCGCCCCGATCAGATGCCGCGCCTTGCGGTCGAAAAAGACAGCGCCTTGCAGGTCAATCCGGCGCTCGCCGATCTGCTGCGCGTGCTGTTGAAAGCCCGGTCCGAGGCCGAAGGGGTGGCGCAAAAACTGATCGCCTCCTCGCATGATCTGGATGCAATTGCGGCGGGGCAGCGCGATGTCGCGGCCCTGTCCGGCTGGCGGCAAGAGTTGTTTGGCGATGACGCGCTGGCCCTGTGCGAGGGCAAGATCGCTTTGGCCGCCAAGGGGCAAAATGTCGTCACGATCCGCCTGAGCGAGGCGTGA
- a CDS encoding SufE family protein: MATSAFEEIVDTFAFLDDWEDRYRHVIELGKAMSPLDEALRVPATKVTGCASQVWIHPVIEGGVFRFDGESDALIVRGLIAILAQLYNGLPVADVARVDALAEFDRIGLREHLSAQRSNGLRAMIERIRQSAAAA; the protein is encoded by the coding sequence ATGGCCACGTCTGCATTCGAGGAAATCGTTGATACCTTTGCCTTTTTGGACGACTGGGAAGACCGCTATCGCCATGTGATCGAGCTGGGCAAGGCGATGTCGCCCCTTGACGAGGCGTTGCGCGTGCCCGCAACCAAAGTCACCGGCTGCGCCAGTCAGGTCTGGATCCATCCAGTGATCGAGGGCGGTGTCTTTCGCTTTGACGGCGAAAGCGATGCGCTGATCGTGCGCGGCTTGATCGCGATTTTGGCGCAACTTTACAACGGCCTGCCGGTTGCGGATGTGGCGCGGGTCGATGCCTTGGCCGAATTTGACCGCATCGGTCTGCGCGAACATCTATCGGCGCAGCGCTCGAACGGGCTGCGCGCGATGATTGAACGCATCCGCCAATCGGCGGCGGCGGCCTAG
- a CDS encoding OsmC family protein has product MEHSYSAEVIWTGNRGAGTINYRGYDRTWDIAVPGKAVVHCSNDPLLGGDPTKMNPEDLLLSSLSACHMLWYLHYAANAGLIVSSYRDSPIGVGEVEKSGAGRFLSATLRPEIALNAGADLDLAHDLHHRIHAVCFIARSVNFPISYAPTFRAT; this is encoded by the coding sequence ATGGAACATAGCTATAGCGCCGAAGTCATCTGGACGGGCAACCGCGGCGCGGGGACGATCAACTATCGCGGCTATGACCGGACCTGGGATATCGCCGTGCCCGGCAAGGCGGTTGTACATTGTTCGAACGACCCGCTGCTGGGCGGCGATCCGACGAAAATGAACCCCGAGGATCTGCTGCTGTCGTCCCTCTCGGCCTGTCATATGCTGTGGTATCTGCATTACGCGGCAAATGCGGGCCTGATCGTCAGCAGCTATCGCGACAGCCCGATCGGCGTGGGCGAGGTCGAAAAATCCGGCGCTGGCCGCTTTCTATCCGCGACCCTGCGGCCCGAAATTGCGCTGAATGCGGGGGCGGATCTGGATCTGGCCCATGACCTGCACCACCGCATTCATGCTGTTTGCTTTATCGCGCGTTCGGTGAATTTCCCGATCAGCTACGCGCCGACGTTTCGGGCGACCTAG
- a CDS encoding GntR family transcriptional regulator: MIQNELTLVARIRSDILAGVYPPGSDLLQTELAATYGVSRIPVRDALQSLAAQRLVDLVPGRGAQVVALTQADLAEIRDLRLMLECDLLARAIGRADQSAMDDVDFAMKVVAAAIGRTGGQEADWAFHDALYRAADCPRQLAIVQELRPICALYLREYDSKTANTTRWLREHQALVDAFRGRRAEEAKSVLRQHIRATHAQMDAVAAAA, translated from the coding sequence ATGATCCAGAATGAATTGACCCTTGTCGCGCGTATTCGTAGCGACATTCTTGCCGGTGTCTATCCCCCCGGCAGCGATCTGTTGCAAACGGAACTTGCGGCAACTTACGGCGTCAGCCGCATTCCTGTGCGCGATGCGCTGCAAAGCCTTGCGGCGCAAAGGCTGGTTGATCTGGTGCCCGGTCGCGGTGCGCAGGTCGTGGCGCTGACACAGGCCGATCTTGCGGAAATTCGCGATCTGCGCCTGATGCTGGAATGCGATCTGTTGGCGCGCGCCATTGGTCGCGCCGATCAATCCGCGATGGATGATGTTGATTTTGCGATGAAAGTTGTCGCTGCCGCCATCGGGCGTACCGGCGGGCAAGAGGCGGATTGGGCCTTTCACGACGCGCTGTATCGTGCGGCGGATTGCCCGCGCCAACTGGCGATTGTGCAGGAATTGCGCCCCATCTGTGCGCTTTACTTGCGCGAATATGACAGCAAAACTGCCAATACGACACGCTGGCTGCGCGAGCATCAGGCCCTTGTCGATGCGTTTCGGGGCCGCCGCGCCGAGGAGGCGAAATCCGTACTGCGTCAACATATCCGCGCGACACATGCGCAGATGGATGCGGTTGCCGCCGCAGCTTAG
- a CDS encoding NAD-dependent succinate-semialdehyde dehydrogenase, which yields MYTDTLLLIDGIWSEASDGGRIPVVNPATEEVIGHVAHATPTDLEAALAAAQRGFNQWKDVSPLERSKIMRRAADLLRARSETIAMLLTLEQGKTLGEAKGEVTAAADVIDWFAEEGRRTYGQVIPARAPGILQITIKDPVGPVAAFTPWNFPVNQVVRKLSAALSTGCSIIVKAPEETPASPAAMINCFVDAGVPAGVVNLVFGVPAEISEYLIPHPTIRKISFTGSTPVGKHLASLAGLHMKRATMELGGHAPVLVFDDADIEATIALTVQHKFRNAGQVCVSPTRFLVQDSVADRFIDGFASAAEQIKVGDGLDPNSQMGALANDRRIPALERMIEDAVDRGARLVTGGRRIGNKGYFYAPTVLADVPQDALIMNDEPFGPVAVINRVASVDAALTEANRLPFGLAAYAFTGSSETASRLREGVRSGMLTINHLGLALPEVPFGGLGDSGYGTEGGSEAVEAYLDTRFVTQKL from the coding sequence ATGTATACTGATACCCTCCTTCTCATTGACGGCATTTGGAGCGAAGCCTCTGACGGCGGTCGCATTCCCGTGGTCAATCCCGCGACCGAAGAGGTGATCGGCCACGTCGCCCACGCCACGCCGACCGATCTCGAGGCCGCTCTGGCTGCCGCGCAGCGCGGCTTCAACCAGTGGAAAGACGTCTCGCCGCTGGAACGCAGCAAGATTATGCGCCGCGCCGCAGATCTGCTGCGCGCCCGGTCCGAGACAATCGCGATGCTGCTGACGCTGGAACAGGGCAAAACCCTGGGCGAGGCCAAGGGCGAAGTGACCGCCGCCGCCGATGTGATCGACTGGTTCGCCGAGGAAGGCCGCCGCACCTATGGTCAGGTGATCCCCGCCCGCGCGCCCGGCATTTTGCAGATCACGATCAAGGACCCGGTCGGCCCCGTCGCGGCCTTTACGCCGTGGAACTTTCCGGTCAACCAGGTCGTGCGCAAGCTGTCTGCCGCGCTCAGCACCGGCTGTTCCATCATCGTCAAGGCGCCCGAAGAGACCCCCGCCTCGCCCGCCGCGATGATCAATTGTTTTGTTGATGCGGGCGTGCCTGCCGGCGTCGTGAACCTTGTGTTCGGCGTGCCTGCCGAGATTTCGGAATATCTGATCCCGCATCCGACCATCCGCAAAATCTCGTTCACCGGCTCGACCCCGGTTGGCAAACATCTTGCCAGCCTCGCCGGCCTGCATATGAAGCGCGCCACGATGGAGCTGGGCGGCCACGCCCCCGTGCTGGTGTTCGATGATGCCGATATCGAGGCGACCATCGCCCTGACCGTACAGCATAAATTCCGCAACGCGGGTCAGGTCTGCGTCTCGCCCACGCGCTTTTTGGTGCAAGATAGCGTCGCGGATCGGTTCATCGACGGCTTTGCCAGCGCGGCAGAACAGATCAAGGTCGGCGACGGGCTGGACCCGAACAGCCAGATGGGTGCGCTCGCGAATGACCGGCGCATCCCTGCATTGGAACGCATGATCGAGGATGCCGTCGACCGCGGCGCGCGTCTGGTCACCGGCGGTCGCCGCATTGGCAACAAGGGCTATTTCTATGCCCCGACCGTGCTGGCCGATGTGCCGCAAGATGCGCTGATCATGAATGACGAACCCTTTGGCCCCGTCGCGGTGATCAACCGTGTCGCATCCGTGGATGCCGCGCTGACCGAGGCGAACCGCCTGCCCTTTGGCCTTGCGGCCTATGCGTTTACCGGCTCGTCCGAGACGGCGTCGCGTCTGCGCGAAGGGGTGCGCTCGGGTATGCTGACCATCAACCACCTTGGCCTTGCCCTGCCCGAAGTGCCGTTCGGCGGGCTCGGCGATTCGGGCTATGGCACCGAAGGCGGCTCTGAGGCGGTCGAGGCCTATCTCGACACGCGCTTTGTCACCCAAAAACTGTAA
- a CDS encoding SRPBCC family protein: MQLDPKTDLRLERTIPVARDLVWECWTTPEHIKAFFVPRPHKVIACEIDLRVGGRFNTTFEVEGNEMANDGVYLEIVPTTKLVFTDTYTEGWKPTAEPFMTAILLLEDAGAGQTKYTAIARHRSEESRKNHEDMGFYEGWGIVVDQLVEYAAGLKR; this comes from the coding sequence GTGCAACTCGACCCGAAAACCGACCTTCGCCTTGAACGCACGATCCCTGTGGCGCGCGACCTGGTCTGGGAATGCTGGACAACGCCCGAACATATCAAGGCATTCTTCGTCCCGCGCCCGCACAAGGTTATCGCCTGTGAGATCGACCTGCGCGTCGGTGGTCGTTTCAACACAACGTTTGAGGTGGAGGGCAATGAAATGGCCAATGACGGCGTTTATCTTGAAATTGTGCCGACCACCAAACTGGTCTTCACCGATACCTATACCGAAGGCTGGAAACCAACGGCCGAGCCGTTCATGACCGCCATCTTGCTGCTAGAGGATGCGGGCGCGGGCCAGACGAAATACACCGCAATCGCGCGGCATCGCAGCGAGGAAAGCCGAAAAAACCACGAAGATATGGGATTTTACGAAGGTTGGGGCATCGTCGTCGATCAACTGGTTGAATATGCGGCGGGGCTAAAGCGGTAA
- a CDS encoding globin-coupled sensor protein, producing MITSTSYTPAAADMENRLPFIALDSAAQQRLRSLAGPIGAAMGPALDDFYARVAQTPALRHHFPTQDRMNSAKTRQESHWKRIAQGDFGPDYVAAVRRIGAIHADIGLEPRWYIGGYGLVLDRIIRDIVTTRRTWTGKDRARLAADLSAVVRAALVDIDLSITCYIDKLDEARERSEVAQRSAAETIAAALGRLAEGDLGVRIDAELSARTRFNETMESLGDVISAVHRASEAINVGSAEIAAASDDLARRTEQQAASLEETAASLDQLTSAVQDSATRAASAEQMANRARDVAQKGSAIMDETRTAMAQVSSSAGEMGQIIGVINEIAFQTNLLALNAGVEAARAGEAGRGFAVVAAEVRALAQRSAEAVRTIQALIDRSSEQTERGAALVGATHAALGEIVVMFHDINTTVVDMAESAQKQALSISEVNTAVRYLDMMTQQNAAMVEETNATTNSLNNEAKDLTQLIQRFGGMGAAPEMARHARAG from the coding sequence ATGATCACTTCGACCAGCTATACACCCGCTGCGGCGGATATGGAAAACCGTCTTCCGTTCATCGCCCTCGATTCCGCGGCGCAACAGCGCCTACGCAGCCTCGCCGGGCCCATTGGCGCGGCGATGGGGCCCGCGCTGGACGATTTTTATGCGCGCGTCGCGCAAACACCCGCGCTGCGGCACCACTTCCCGACGCAAGACCGCATGAACAGCGCGAAAACCCGGCAAGAATCGCATTGGAAACGCATCGCGCAGGGCGACTTTGGTCCCGATTATGTCGCCGCCGTCCGCCGGATCGGCGCGATTCACGCCGATATCGGGCTAGAACCGCGTTGGTACATCGGCGGCTATGGCCTTGTTCTGGATCGAATCATCCGCGACATCGTGACAACGCGGCGCACATGGACAGGCAAAGACCGCGCGCGCCTTGCCGCAGACCTGTCCGCCGTTGTGCGGGCGGCGCTGGTGGATATTGATCTGTCGATTACCTGCTATATCGACAAGCTGGACGAAGCGCGCGAGCGGTCCGAGGTCGCGCAGCGCAGCGCGGCCGAGACGATCGCCGCCGCGCTTGGCCGTCTGGCCGAGGGGGATCTGGGCGTGCGCATCGACGCCGAGCTTTCTGCCCGCACGCGCTTTAATGAGACGATGGAAAGCCTTGGCGATGTGATCTCGGCCGTCCATCGCGCCAGCGAAGCGATCAATGTGGGGTCTGCCGAAATTGCCGCCGCCTCGGATGACCTTGCACGGCGCACCGAACAACAGGCCGCAAGCCTCGAGGAAACCGCCGCCTCGCTGGACCAGTTGACCAGTGCTGTGCAGGATTCCGCAACGCGCGCCGCAAGTGCCGAACAAATGGCCAATCGCGCCCGCGACGTGGCCCAAAAAGGCAGCGCCATCATGGATGAAACCCGCACGGCAATGGCGCAGGTCTCGTCATCTGCCGGCGAGATGGGCCAGATCATCGGCGTCATCAACGAGATCGCCTTTCAAACCAACCTTCTGGCACTGAATGCAGGGGTCGAGGCCGCCCGCGCGGGCGAGGCTGGTCGCGGTTTCGCCGTCGTCGCCGCCGAGGTCCGCGCCCTCGCGCAGCGCTCGGCCGAGGCGGTGCGCACCATTCAGGCCCTGATCGACCGCAGCAGCGAGCAGACCGAACGCGGCGCCGCGCTGGTCGGCGCCACCCATGCCGCCTTGGGCGAGATTGTGGTGATGTTCCATGACATCAACACCACCGTCGTCGATATGGCAGAATCGGCGCAAAAACAGGCGCTGAGCATTTCTGAGGTGAACACCGCCGTGCGCTATCTTGATATGATGACCCAGCAAAACGCCGCCATGGTCGAGGAAACCAACGCCACCACCAACTCTTTGAATAACGAGGCAAAAGACCTGACCCAACTGATCCAGCGTTTTGGCGGCATGGGCGCTGCGCCTGAAATGGCGCGGCACGCCAGGGCGGGTTAA
- a CDS encoding lysophospholipid acyltransferase family protein: MKDVQAPEEKSTTLRSGVAWTDENAPLIPVPDAFGKLRAIARAIPLLAGILILLIILLILRVIERPLMGERRPLTLPIKLWGCRWALFCMGLRLETRGKDSHHAGAVVANHASWLDIFVLGAAAGVTFVSKAEVARWPLIGPLARLTGTLFITRDPRAAQAQVDLMRARFAAGQRLLFFPEGTSTDGQRVLPFRTTLFASICAVHSQQPIWVQPISVRYIAPAGADPRFYAWYGTMGFAPHFLAMLAQRKHGFVRVTFHPPIPVTDNSDRKTLAAAAEAAVRSGL; this comes from the coding sequence GTGAAAGACGTGCAGGCCCCCGAGGAAAAATCCACCACCCTGCGTAGCGGTGTTGCCTGGACGGATGAGAATGCGCCCTTGATCCCGGTGCCCGATGCTTTTGGCAAGTTGCGCGCCATTGCGCGCGCCATCCCATTGCTGGCCGGTATCCTTATCCTGCTGATTATATTGCTTATATTGCGCGTGATCGAGCGCCCTTTGATGGGCGAGCGTCGCCCGCTGACCTTGCCGATCAAGCTATGGGGCTGCCGCTGGGCGCTGTTTTGCATGGGGTTGCGGTTGGAAACCCGTGGCAAGGACAGTCATCATGCGGGGGCGGTTGTTGCCAATCACGCAAGCTGGCTGGATATTTTCGTGCTGGGTGCGGCGGCGGGCGTGACCTTCGTGTCAAAGGCCGAGGTTGCGCGCTGGCCGCTGATCGGTCCCTTGGCGCGGCTGACCGGCACCCTATTTATCACCCGTGATCCGCGCGCGGCGCAGGCGCAGGTCGACCTGATGCGCGCCCGTTTTGCCGCAGGGCAGCGGCTGCTGTTTTTCCCAGAGGGCACTTCGACCGATGGGCAGCGGGTGCTGCCGTTTCGCACGACCCTTTTCGCGTCGATCTGTGCGGTTCACAGCCAGCAGCCGATCTGGGTGCAGCCGATTTCCGTGCGTTACATCGCGCCTGCGGGCGCTGATCCGCGCTTTTATGCCTGGTATGGCACAATGGGTTTTGCGCCGCATTTTCTGGCGATGTTGGCGCAGCGCAAGCATGGTTTTGTGCGCGTGACCTTTCACCCGCCGATCCCGGTGACGGATAACAGCGACCGCAAAACGCTGGCCGCTGCCGCGGAGGCTGCCGTCCGCAGCGGGCTTTAG